The Bdellovibrio sp. ArHS genome contains the following window.
TTCTCCGTTTTTAGGAAGGAAACCCCACTTCATGCCCGTTGGGAAACCCGCACCGCCACGTCCGCGAAGACCTGAAGCCTTCACTTCGTCGATGATTTGCTGAGGTTGTAACTTCAAAGCTTTCGGCAAAGTTTCGTATCCGCCTTTAGCTTTGTATCCAGCCAAAGTTTGAAACTCTGGCAAGTGATAGAATTCTGTCAGTAGTTTTGTTTCAGCCATTATTTCATTCCTCGTAACAGATTCATTGCTGATTCCGGAGTGAGTTTCTCATGGTAGGTATCATTCACTTGCATCATTGGCGCAGTTCCGCAGGAACCCAGGCACTCTACTTTACTGACTGTAAAACGACCGTCTGAAGTGACTTCTCCGTATTTCACACCCAGTTCGTGACAGATGTGGCTGGCCATCTCGCGACCGCCTTCCAACGCGCAGGAAATATTTGTGCACACTTGCACATGATATTTACCCACAGGCTTTTGATTGAACATCGTATAAAACTTAAAAACTTCGTTAATACGTGCTTCAGGGATGTCCATCACCTTGGAAAGATACGTGATCATTTCCGGAGTGATGAAACCGTTGTTTTCTTTTTGTGCGATGTAAAGGCTGGGGATGATTGCAGAATCTTTCGCTTCATAGCGAGCCAATTCTTTTTTTACCTCTGCCAAACCTTGTTCACTTAGTTGAAACATTCTTTGTCCTTTAAATTTTTCAAAACTCTAAGCTGCTTCACGTTGCGGGCTACCGCCCGGTCAATTATCTATCCAATTCGCCGGCGATAAGATTCATCGAAGCGACTGTTGCGATAGCGTCCGCCAACATCGCGCCTTTAACCACCGTTGGATACGATTGGTAGATCGCAAAACAAGGTGGACGAACTTTCAAACGGT
Protein-coding sequences here:
- a CDS encoding NAD(P)H-dependent oxidoreductase subunit E, with the translated sequence MFQLSEQGLAEVKKELARYEAKDSAIIPSLYIAQKENNGFITPEMITYLSKVMDIPEARINEVFKFYTMFNQKPVGKYHVQVCTNISCALEGGREMASHICHELGVKYGEVTSDGRFTVSKVECLGSCGTAPMMQVNDTYHEKLTPESAMNLLRGMK